A genomic window from Sporosarcina sp. Marseille-Q4063 includes:
- the floA gene encoding flotillin-like protein FloA (flotillin-like protein involved in membrane lipid rafts), with translation MDFAIDAGMFGIIAVVFVVIILLAIFFTLVPVTLWISAMAAGVRVSIFTLIGMRLRRVIPNRIVIPLIKAHKAGLDVGISQLESHYLAGGNVDRVVNALIAAHRANIELPFERAAAIDLAGRDVLDAVQMSVNPKVIETPFIAGVAINGIEVKAKARITVRANIDRLVGGAGEDTVIARVGEGIISTIGAAQTHAEVLEHPDLISQTVLSKGLDSGTAFEILSIDIADVDVGENIGANLQTEQAEADKKIAQAKAEERRAMAVANEQEMRARVEEMRAKVVSAEAEVPMAMADALRSGNIGVMDYMNYKNVQSDTSMRDSISKYGTENPDTENQ, from the coding sequence ATGGATTTTGCTATTGATGCAGGTATGTTCGGAATTATCGCTGTTGTATTTGTTGTAATCATACTTTTGGCGATATTTTTCACACTAGTCCCAGTAACACTATGGATCTCGGCAATGGCTGCTGGTGTCCGCGTTAGTATATTTACACTCATAGGAATGCGTCTTCGTCGGGTTATTCCGAATCGAATTGTTATTCCATTGATTAAAGCACATAAGGCGGGACTTGACGTTGGAATCAGTCAACTTGAAAGTCACTACCTTGCAGGAGGGAACGTTGACCGTGTCGTGAACGCTCTGATTGCTGCACACCGTGCAAACATCGAGCTACCTTTCGAACGTGCAGCTGCTATTGACCTAGCAGGCCGTGACGTTCTTGATGCGGTTCAAATGTCCGTAAACCCAAAGGTAATCGAGACACCATTTATCGCAGGTGTTGCGATAAACGGGATTGAAGTAAAAGCAAAAGCGCGTATTACAGTTCGAGCAAATATCGACCGCCTAGTCGGTGGAGCTGGTGAAGACACTGTAATTGCACGTGTTGGTGAAGGTATCATTTCTACAATCGGTGCTGCACAGACTCATGCAGAAGTTCTCGAGCATCCAGATTTGATTTCGCAAACTGTCCTATCAAAGGGTCTCGATTCAGGTACTGCATTCGAAATTCTTTCAATTGATATCGCAGACGTTGATGTCGGAGAGAACATTGGTGCAAACCTTCAAACTGAACAAGCTGAAGCAGATAAGAAAATAGCACAAGCTAAAGCAGAAGAACGTCGTGCAATGGCTGTTGCAAACGAACAAGAAATGAGAGCTAGAGTTGAAGAAATGCGTGCTAAAGTTGTTAGCGCTGAAGCAGAAGTACCAATGGCGATGGCAGATGCACTTCGTTCAGGGAATATTGGCGTTATGGACTACATGAACTATAAAAATGTCCAATCTGACACAAGCATGCGGGATTCAATTAGTAAATATGGTACTGAAAACCCAGATACAGAAAATCAATAA
- a CDS encoding nodulation protein NfeD, translating to MNILIRRLLLFVIFVTAITLPFMESNAKTTKVYKVPIENVVEKGLHEFLQRSFSEAEAAGAEAIILDINTPGGFVDAAGQIAKLLDTTKKKMEIIAYINDDALSAGAFLALHADKIYMSPNGRIGAAAVIDSAGNAADAKAESAWKAAMKNAAESSNRNPDYALAMVDDSYDFPQYRAGVGKLLTLTASDAEDEEVKYSEGTVSSFNELLKVTGYENAEVISTEETISERIARFITHPVVVPILLSLAGLGLVVELYSPGFGVPGTMGIVSLLLFFYGHLVAGLAGYESIILFVVGVGLIVAEVFLAGGIAGILGAMAIIGSIILAGGNPMNMAIYVLIALVVAAIGTVIIIKFFGKKLHLLNKVVLMDATDTESGYVSNVNRTELVGRIGKTSTPLRPAGTIELDGERIDVVSNGSYIDKGKSVIIIKVEGSRVVVRESEEKGEI from the coding sequence ATGAATATATTGATTAGAAGATTGCTCCTCTTCGTTATTTTTGTCACGGCTATAACGCTACCTTTCATGGAGTCCAACGCTAAGACTACAAAAGTGTATAAAGTTCCGATTGAAAATGTGGTCGAAAAGGGTCTGCATGAGTTTTTGCAAAGATCTTTTTCTGAAGCTGAAGCAGCTGGCGCAGAGGCAATTATTCTCGATATTAATACACCAGGCGGATTTGTAGATGCAGCAGGTCAAATTGCGAAATTATTAGACACCACGAAAAAGAAAATGGAAATAATTGCGTATATCAATGATGATGCTTTGTCTGCTGGCGCATTCTTGGCTTTACATGCGGATAAGATCTATATGTCGCCTAATGGACGTATCGGAGCGGCGGCGGTTATCGATTCTGCTGGAAACGCGGCGGACGCTAAAGCCGAAAGCGCATGGAAGGCAGCTATGAAAAATGCTGCTGAATCCTCCAATCGCAATCCTGACTATGCGTTGGCAATGGTAGATGATTCTTATGATTTTCCCCAATATCGAGCGGGAGTTGGCAAATTACTAACACTTACTGCAAGTGATGCTGAAGACGAAGAAGTTAAATATAGTGAAGGAACAGTTTCTTCATTTAATGAGTTATTGAAGGTGACCGGTTATGAAAATGCTGAAGTAATTTCAACAGAAGAAACAATATCGGAAAGAATTGCTAGATTTATCACGCATCCAGTAGTCGTTCCAATCTTGCTTTCATTGGCAGGTCTTGGACTTGTGGTAGAATTGTATTCGCCGGGATTCGGTGTGCCAGGAACGATGGGAATTGTTTCTTTGTTACTCTTTTTCTATGGCCATCTTGTAGCTGGGTTGGCGGGATATGAGTCGATTATACTATTTGTTGTGGGTGTCGGACTCATTGTCGCTGAGGTTTTTTTAGCCGGTGGAATTGCGGGTATTCTTGGTGCAATGGCGATAATCGGCAGTATTATATTAGCAGGTGGCAATCCAATGAATATGGCTATTTACGTATTAATTGCGCTTGTCGTTGCTGCAATAGGGACGGTGATTATTATCAAGTTTTTCGGAAAGAAATTACACCTGTTAAATAAAGTTGTCCTTATGGATGCTACCGATACTGAAAGTGGGTATGTTTCAAACGTCAACCGGACAGAATTAGTTGGACGTATCGGAAAGACTTCAACGCCATTAAGACCAGCGGGTACAATTGAGTTAGATGGTGAAAGAATTGACGTGGTTTCCAATGGAAGTTACATTGACAAAGGAAAAAGTGTTATCATTATAAAGGTTGAAGGTTCTCGTGTAGTTGTACGAGAATCAGAAGAGAAGGGGGAAATTTAA
- the deoC gene encoding deoxyribose-phosphate aldolase, with protein sequence MNKDFAKFIDHTVLKADAKKEEIVELCEEAKMYSFASVCINPTWVKTAAAALEGSSVKVCTVIGFPLGASTSEVKAFETKNAIENGATEIDMVINIGALRDGDDETVKKDIASVVEAAKDKAIVKVIIETSLLTDNEKRTACELAVVAGADFVKTSTGFSTGGATEEDVKLMRAVVGPVTGVKASGGVRSFEDMQKMINAGATRIGASSGVQIMSGLKSETDY encoded by the coding sequence ATGAATAAAGATTTTGCTAAATTTATCGACCACACTGTACTTAAAGCAGATGCAAAAAAAGAAGAGATAGTAGAACTTTGCGAAGAAGCTAAAATGTATTCTTTTGCTTCAGTTTGTATCAATCCAACTTGGGTGAAGACAGCAGCAGCTGCACTTGAAGGGTCATCAGTAAAAGTATGTACGGTGATTGGTTTTCCACTAGGTGCATCGACTTCAGAAGTAAAAGCATTTGAAACGAAAAATGCAATTGAAAATGGCGCCACAGAAATCGATATGGTGATTAACATTGGCGCATTGCGCGATGGAGACGACGAAACTGTCAAAAAAGATATTGCATCTGTTGTTGAAGCCGCAAAAGATAAAGCGATTGTGAAAGTAATCATTGAGACATCTTTATTAACTGACAATGAAAAACGTACTGCGTGCGAACTAGCTGTCGTTGCCGGTGCCGACTTTGTGAAAACCTCAACTGGCTTTTCTACAGGCGGAGCAACTGAAGAGGATGTCAAATTAATGCGAGCGGTAGTTGGACCTGTAACAGGAGTGAAAGCTTCTGGCGGTGTTCGTAGTTTCGAAGATATGCAAAAGATGATTAATGCGGGTGCCACAAGAATAGGTGCAAGCTCTGGAGTTCAAATTATGAGCGGTTTGAAATCAGAAACAGATTATTAA
- a CDS encoding C39 family peptidase has product MKKCYLLFFITALLIILGGIPIKSVQASQEISLDVAKKAALNELKQSVYAGEIDSVENFTLKTYLYDVDESLLGYYLTYKTGEGNTNHILVSATTERAPILQYGEGILDSEYEYLLDKGKKLYYLGPLQFLYGKDNNEVIGKFNKSKAMMLKDLEKENKKQSHAYEKLLKKDIPTVKKDIKNKEEWNKLLSYDPSNQFSIMATNYKVLGVTRLWQRSSGVNKPNSACGPATAAMISNYLKGQGFNVKGTSNYSTVGSFINHMYSDLGTTSIGTSMTQYRSGLAKHVRENYTADKWQTWSYRAYGYYAHYKDMINLNKPVGLRFDFWIREGTYVDYHFVAGIGYDHGSVAKFAIKDPDGGSGNTGTIWLNWNDNNNDMAMGLVNYIK; this is encoded by the coding sequence TTGAAAAAGTGTTATTTGTTATTTTTTATCACAGCCTTATTAATTATTTTGGGGGGCATCCCAATAAAAAGTGTTCAAGCGTCTCAAGAAATCAGTTTAGATGTTGCTAAAAAAGCAGCATTAAACGAACTTAAACAGTCTGTTTATGCTGGGGAAATAGATAGTGTAGAAAATTTTACGTTAAAAACTTATCTCTATGATGTTGATGAAAGTTTATTGGGATACTATCTCACTTACAAAACAGGTGAAGGTAATACAAATCATATCCTAGTCTCGGCCACAACAGAACGTGCCCCTATTCTTCAATACGGAGAAGGTATTCTTGATTCTGAATACGAATATCTTTTAGACAAAGGTAAAAAGCTTTATTACCTAGGTCCACTCCAATTCCTTTATGGAAAAGATAATAATGAGGTAATTGGAAAGTTTAATAAGAGTAAAGCTATGATGTTAAAAGACCTTGAAAAGGAAAATAAAAAACAATCTCATGCTTATGAAAAACTTCTAAAGAAAGATATTCCAACTGTAAAAAAAGATATAAAAAATAAAGAAGAATGGAACAAGCTACTATCTTATGACCCGTCAAATCAATTTTCTATAATGGCTACTAATTATAAAGTTTTAGGGGTAACTCGATTATGGCAAAGGAGTTCTGGGGTAAATAAACCAAACTCTGCATGTGGTCCAGCAACTGCAGCAATGATATCCAATTACCTAAAAGGTCAAGGATTTAATGTAAAGGGAACTTCAAACTATAGTACCGTAGGGTCTTTTATCAATCATATGTATAGTGATCTAGGTACTACTTCAATAGGAACTTCTATGACCCAATATAGATCAGGATTAGCCAAGCATGTAAGGGAAAACTATACAGCCGACAAATGGCAAACATGGTCATATAGAGCCTATGGTTACTATGCGCATTACAAAGACATGATTAATCTCAACAAGCCGGTTGGGTTACGATTTGATTTTTGGATAAGAGAAGGTACTTATGTGGATTATCATTTTGTTGCTGGTATTGGATATGATCATGGAAGTGTGGCAAAGTTTGCGATTAAGGATCCAGATGGGGGATCAGGTAATACAGGTACCATTTGGTTAAACTGGAACGATAACAACAATGATATGGCAATGGGATTAGTAAATTATATAAAATAA
- the mtaB gene encoding tRNA (N(6)-L-threonylcarbamoyladenosine(37)-C(2))-methylthiotransferase MtaB: MSNNELPKTVAFHTLGCKVNHYETEAIWQLFKDAGYNREDFNKNSDVYVINTCTVTNTGDKKSRQVIRRAIRNNPDAVICVTGCYAQTSPAEIMAIPGVDIVVGTQDRSKLLGLIAEYRAERQPINAVRNIMKNRVYEELDVPTFTDRTRASLKIQEGCNNFCTFCIIPWARGLMRSRDPQEVIRQAQQLVDAGYLEIVLTGIHTGGYGEDLKDYNLAALLRDLESEVKGLKRLRISSIEASQLTDEVIDVLNNSSIIVRHLHIPIQSGSNTVLKRMRRKYTMEFFAERLDRLREALPHLAITSDVIVGFPGETEEEFMETYNFIRDQQFSELHVFPYSMRTGTPAARMTDQIDEDVKNERVHRLIELNDQLAKQYASSFEGEVLEVIPEERYKIDAESGLYEGYSDNYLKVVFPADETMIGKIVRVKLTKAGYPYNEGQYVRVIEEQEAIV, encoded by the coding sequence ATGAGTAACAACGAGCTTCCGAAAACCGTAGCTTTCCACACATTAGGATGTAAAGTAAACCATTATGAAACAGAAGCAATCTGGCAACTTTTTAAAGATGCCGGCTACAATCGTGAGGATTTCAATAAAAACTCTGACGTTTATGTGATTAACACATGTACTGTTACGAATACAGGAGATAAAAAAAGCAGGCAAGTAATCCGACGTGCAATACGAAATAATCCGGATGCGGTTATTTGTGTGACGGGATGTTATGCACAAACCTCGCCTGCAGAAATAATGGCGATTCCGGGCGTTGATATTGTCGTTGGAACGCAAGATCGCTCAAAACTATTAGGTCTCATTGCTGAATATCGGGCAGAACGTCAACCGATAAACGCAGTTCGTAATATTATGAAGAACCGTGTTTATGAAGAATTAGATGTCCCTACATTTACTGACCGCACTCGTGCGTCCCTTAAGATTCAAGAGGGTTGTAATAACTTCTGTACATTTTGCATTATTCCTTGGGCACGCGGTTTAATGAGATCTCGTGATCCGCAAGAAGTAATTCGTCAAGCTCAGCAATTGGTCGACGCTGGTTATTTGGAAATCGTTTTGACTGGCATCCACACAGGTGGGTATGGTGAAGACTTAAAAGATTATAACTTAGCGGCATTATTGCGTGACCTTGAATCGGAAGTTAAAGGATTAAAACGTCTCCGTATTAGTTCCATCGAAGCAAGTCAATTGACTGACGAAGTTATCGATGTCTTAAATAATTCATCAATCATCGTTCGCCACTTACATATTCCAATCCAATCCGGATCGAACACGGTGTTGAAGCGGATGCGTAGAAAGTACACGATGGAATTTTTTGCAGAACGTCTTGACCGTCTCCGAGAGGCATTACCGCATCTTGCGATTACTTCGGATGTCATCGTTGGATTTCCTGGCGAAACAGAAGAAGAGTTCATGGAAACGTATAATTTTATTCGTGACCAACAATTTTCGGAACTTCATGTTTTCCCGTATTCCATGCGAACAGGCACACCCGCGGCACGAATGACCGATCAAATAGATGAGGACGTTAAAAATGAACGTGTTCATCGATTAATCGAATTGAATGACCAACTTGCAAAACAATATGCTTCTTCTTTTGAAGGCGAAGTATTGGAAGTTATTCCAGAAGAGAGATATAAAATAGATGCCGAAAGCGGTCTTTATGAAGGTTATTCGGATAATTATTTGAAAGTTGTTTTCCCGGCTGATGAAACGATGATAGGTAAAATTGTTCGTGTAAAACTGACAAAAGCTGGTTACCCTTACAATGAAGGACAGTACGTTCGAGTTATCGAAGAACAGGAAGCAATTGTTTAA
- a CDS encoding sporulation protein YqfD, with product MISKRYTIRIAKNKNVTTFLTKLKSLGTTITLLTITDGVVDFRTDRKGVRNVRKYRRRYGLKVKITTTDRDAGLAALFNSFRFLIALFIPLAFSFILWSVNVESDVPEVAERIEGKLDKASIVRFRPLSLIPNEDEIRRYLMQDDPSLSWVRFKRSGVSLTVIPMLSPASDIDSIEEGPPSDLVARTGGMITRFALTRGERTGHTYMTVKKGDLLATGILEQGDKKVVVGAEGAVFADFWVEYKFSLPKRVQYTVQGEEKVEFIFQNPLKNKNTTEFWKLFTTKRTISEVNTEFELVEGMETTIILELIKNQLSAEYGHEATIKDNKVLHVSFDNDKVKGTILFLINDNIAMKRPIAKETEAND from the coding sequence ATGATCTCTAAGCGCTATACAATACGTATTGCAAAAAACAAAAATGTGACGACTTTTCTTACAAAACTTAAATCTTTGGGGACAACTATAACATTACTAACAATAACGGATGGTGTAGTGGATTTTCGTACAGACCGTAAAGGGGTTCGAAATGTCCGGAAGTATCGAAGACGATATGGATTGAAAGTAAAAATCACAACAACGGATCGTGACGCCGGCTTAGCCGCACTATTTAACTCATTTCGTTTTTTAATTGCGCTTTTTATCCCTTTAGCGTTTTCGTTTATTCTTTGGTCCGTTAATGTGGAATCAGATGTTCCTGAAGTAGCAGAACGAATTGAAGGTAAATTAGACAAAGCATCAATTGTTCGTTTTCGTCCTCTTTCCCTAATTCCAAATGAAGATGAAATTCGTCGGTATTTAATGCAGGATGATCCGTCATTGTCTTGGGTAAGATTTAAGCGAAGCGGGGTATCTTTAACCGTTATTCCAATGCTTTCGCCAGCATCTGATATTGATTCCATCGAGGAGGGGCCGCCGTCTGACCTAGTAGCCCGAACAGGCGGGATGATTACGCGTTTTGCATTAACACGAGGGGAACGTACGGGACATACTTATATGACGGTTAAAAAAGGGGATTTATTGGCAACGGGTATACTTGAACAAGGCGATAAAAAGGTTGTCGTCGGGGCTGAAGGCGCTGTATTTGCAGATTTTTGGGTAGAGTATAAATTTAGTTTGCCGAAAAGAGTTCAATACACGGTGCAAGGCGAAGAAAAAGTTGAATTTATATTTCAAAATCCGTTGAAAAACAAAAATACAACTGAATTTTGGAAGTTGTTCACTACAAAAAGGACGATCAGCGAGGTTAACACCGAATTTGAATTGGTTGAAGGAATGGAAACGACTATCATCTTGGAACTGATTAAAAATCAACTATCAGCTGAATATGGACATGAGGCGACGATAAAAGATAATAAAGTTTTGCACGTCTCATTCGATAATGATAAAGTTAAAGGGACTATATTGTTTCTTATAAATGATAATATCGCTATGAAAAGACCGATAGCCAAGGAGACTGAAGCAAATGACTGA
- the rpsU gene encoding 30S ribosomal protein S21 yields MSKTVVRKNESLEDALRRFKRDVSKSGKIRESRKREYYEKPSVRRKLKSEAARKRR; encoded by the coding sequence ATGTCAAAAACTGTCGTTCGTAAAAACGAATCGCTTGAAGACGCTCTTAGACGTTTCAAACGTGACGTTTCCAAAAGTGGAAAAATACGTGAATCAAGAAAGCGTGAGTATTATGAAAAGCCAAGCGTGAGACGCAAATTAAAGTCTGAGGCTGCAAGAAAGCGTCGTTAA
- a CDS encoding PhoH family protein: MTERLIQLHVEDPNEAVMLLGNSDQNMKLIEEELGLSIMTRGDSITLNGDAENQEMGRALIEQLIKVIRKGININQRDVATAIEMVKGGTIEYFSELYDEEISRDVNGKAIRAKTIGQREYIQAIRSRDLVFCIGPAGTGKTFLAVVLAVHAMKSGSAKRIILTRPAVEAGESLGFLPGDLKEKVDPYLRPLYDALHAVLGAEHTERLMERGVIEIAPLAYMRGRTLDDAFVILDEAQNTTKAQMKMFLTRLGFGSKMIITGDKTQIDLPRGMDSGLIAAETILRNVSDIRFQYLEAGDVVRHPLVAKIIEAYEEEQTS, translated from the coding sequence ATGACTGAACGATTAATCCAACTGCATGTTGAAGACCCCAATGAAGCGGTAATGCTTTTAGGGAATTCTGATCAAAACATGAAATTGATTGAAGAGGAGCTTGGTCTTTCGATAATGACGAGAGGCGATTCGATAACATTAAACGGAGATGCTGAAAATCAGGAAATGGGTCGCGCGCTGATTGAACAGCTAATCAAAGTTATACGAAAAGGGATCAATATAAACCAACGTGATGTCGCCACAGCAATCGAAATGGTGAAGGGCGGGACAATCGAATATTTTTCCGAACTTTATGATGAAGAAATTTCGCGTGACGTCAATGGAAAAGCAATTCGTGCAAAGACGATTGGACAACGGGAATATATTCAAGCAATTCGTTCTAGAGATTTAGTGTTTTGTATCGGGCCAGCCGGAACTGGGAAAACATTTCTCGCGGTGGTATTGGCTGTTCATGCAATGAAGTCAGGTTCTGCAAAACGCATTATATTAACAAGGCCAGCTGTTGAAGCGGGTGAGAGCCTAGGCTTCCTTCCGGGAGACTTAAAAGAAAAAGTGGATCCATACCTAAGACCTCTTTACGATGCACTACACGCTGTACTGGGCGCCGAACACACGGAACGTCTTATGGAGCGCGGCGTGATTGAGATTGCCCCACTTGCTTATATGAGAGGCCGTACCTTGGATGATGCATTTGTTATTCTAGATGAAGCGCAAAACACGACAAAAGCGCAAATGAAAATGTTTCTCACGCGCTTAGGTTTCGGCTCTAAAATGATTATAACAGGAGATAAAACGCAAATTGATTTGCCGCGGGGCATGGATTCGGGCTTAATAGCAGCGGAAACTATCTTGAGAAATGTCTCTGATATTCGTTTTCAATATTTGGAGGCAGGCGATGTTGTGCGACATCCACTTGTCGCTAAAATAATTGAAGCGTATGAAGAAGAACAAACATCGTAA